A window of the Chloroflexus sp. Y-396-1 genome harbors these coding sequences:
- a CDS encoding ABC transporter ATP-binding protein, with protein MYHLHLLFPYIYRYRHRLIAGLLVAAFGAAVSALSPLVLRLAVDSLADGTIEPHQLLWFGGALIGLAVIDGGMKFVQRMLIAVTSYRIENDLRADLFDRLLSFDQMFYQQNYTGDLMARLTNDLSAVRQFLGPGLNGAATAVLTFLAATVLMMLVDPLLALIVVLLLPMVTIVFVAIGGRMRQAFHRVQNQFGVLSTRAQENFAGIRTVKAFAQEEAEIAVFTADNERYRKLNLHYVLLSGTLWPAMTLCLGLITALILLVGGQQVAAGTLTIGELVQFNAYLALLAFPMIILGWMVNLFQQATASLERLNDILRYQPMISSPSTPRLPPGYGSIEFRKVGVRANHSDQWLLRDLSFQVPAGKVLAVVGATGAGKTTLVNLLGRVRDPDEGQVLVDGIDVRELELAALRRMIGYVPQESFLFSMPLRENIGFGVATVDPERLDHVIEVSRLSNDLDQFPDGIDTMVGERGVTLSGGQKQRVAIARALMRDPRILILDDALSSVDTHTAAQILAGLRAEMNGRTTIIIAQRIATVRDADQIIVLDDGQIVERGSHQELLARNGRYAAMYRRELLAAELEREE; from the coding sequence ATGTACCACCTGCATCTCTTATTTCCCTACATCTATCGCTACCGTCATCGGTTGATCGCCGGTCTCCTGGTGGCAGCGTTTGGCGCAGCGGTCAGTGCGCTAAGTCCGCTCGTATTGCGGCTGGCAGTTGACAGCCTGGCGGATGGGACCATTGAGCCGCACCAACTGCTCTGGTTTGGTGGCGCATTGATCGGTTTAGCAGTAATCGATGGTGGTATGAAGTTCGTCCAACGGATGTTGATCGCTGTCACTTCATACCGGATCGAGAATGATCTGCGGGCCGATCTGTTCGACCGACTGCTAAGCTTTGATCAAATGTTTTACCAACAGAACTATACCGGTGATCTGATGGCCCGCCTCACCAACGATTTGAGCGCGGTACGACAATTTCTTGGGCCTGGCTTAAATGGTGCAGCCACGGCAGTGTTGACGTTTCTGGCGGCGACTGTTTTGATGATGCTCGTTGATCCTCTGCTTGCACTGATTGTGGTATTGCTATTGCCGATGGTAACGATTGTGTTTGTTGCTATCGGTGGGCGGATGCGGCAGGCCTTTCACCGTGTACAGAATCAGTTCGGTGTCCTATCAACACGCGCTCAAGAGAACTTTGCCGGGATTCGAACAGTGAAGGCATTTGCGCAAGAAGAAGCTGAGATTGCTGTCTTTACTGCTGACAATGAGCGCTACCGTAAACTCAACCTTCACTATGTGTTACTTTCCGGTACGCTATGGCCAGCAATGACCCTCTGTCTAGGCTTGATTACTGCTCTGATTTTGTTGGTTGGTGGTCAGCAGGTCGCTGCCGGTACCCTTACTATCGGTGAGCTGGTACAGTTCAATGCCTACCTGGCTCTCCTGGCGTTTCCGATGATTATTTTGGGATGGATGGTCAATTTATTCCAACAAGCAACCGCATCACTCGAACGTTTGAATGATATTTTGCGTTATCAACCGATGATCAGCTCACCATCAACCCCACGGTTACCGCCTGGCTATGGATCAATCGAGTTTCGCAAGGTTGGAGTACGCGCCAATCACAGCGATCAGTGGTTGCTCCGCGATTTGTCGTTTCAGGTACCGGCGGGAAAGGTGTTGGCAGTTGTCGGTGCTACTGGCGCCGGTAAGACGACCCTGGTGAACTTGCTTGGCAGAGTCCGTGATCCCGATGAAGGACAGGTACTGGTCGATGGGATCGATGTACGTGAACTTGAGCTGGCAGCTCTGCGTCGAATGATCGGGTATGTACCTCAAGAGAGTTTTCTGTTCAGCATGCCGCTGCGTGAGAATATCGGTTTCGGAGTGGCAACGGTTGATCCGGAACGACTTGACCATGTGATCGAGGTGTCACGACTGAGCAACGACCTCGATCAATTTCCTGATGGAATCGACACAATGGTGGGTGAACGTGGTGTTACTTTATCCGGTGGTCAGAAACAGCGGGTGGCAATCGCACGTGCGTTGATGCGCGATCCACGCATCTTGATACTCGATGATGCGCTGAGTAGTGTTGATACCCACACTGCTGCTCAAATCCTGGCCGGTCTGCGGGCTGAAATGAACGGACGGACGACAATCATCATCGCGCAGCGAATTGCAACGGTACGCGATGCCGATCAGATCATCGTGCTTGACGATGGTCAGATTGTTGAACGCGGTTCGCATCAAGAGCTGTTAGCGCGCAACGGACGCTATGCAGCAATGTATCGTCGGGAGCTGCTAGCGGCTGAGCTTGAGCGCGAAGAATAA
- a CDS encoding ABC transporter ATP-binding protein, producing the protein MVHHADDDTILGKAYDGRLVRRLAKYVMPYWRQFIVAILLLIGAILSDLLPPLLLQRTIDGPIRAGAVDGVWPYFVAFVGTLLINFVFRYSHSYFINSVGQQVMKDLRVAIFRHIQYLSLSFFNRNPVGRLITRITNDVDALNEFLTQGVVMIVADLLTLVGIIVVMFVLNWRLALISLATLPVLVLIVSIYQRFMRATYRLVRQRLARINAFLSEQISGILVTQLFNAEERSRMAFARLSDDYMQANIRSVLIFAIFIPSVNLLAAIGTAALLWGGGNGVLAGWASLGMLVAFIQYLERAFQPIRNLAERYTVLQSAMASAERIFAVLDTEAEVRDPAHPRSLPTPVRGEIELRNVVFGYHPNEPVLRGINLHIPAGQSVAIVGATGAGKSSLVGLLARFYDVQEGSITLDGIDIRELKQAELRRHIAAVPQDPVCFSGTIASNIRLHNDAISDERVRAAAEMVGAHRFIERLPGGYNHEVRERGANLSIGQRQLLAFARVIAFNPEVLLILDEATSSVDTETEALIQTALTRLMRGRTSIIIAHRLSTIRHVDRIVVLHKGRVVEDGTHDELLARRGYYYRLYQLQFAGMTG; encoded by the coding sequence GTGGTACATCATGCTGATGATGACACCATTCTTGGTAAAGCCTATGATGGACGCTTAGTACGTCGGTTGGCGAAGTATGTGATGCCCTATTGGCGGCAATTCATAGTGGCAATCTTACTGCTGATCGGGGCGATTCTGTCTGATCTCCTACCACCATTGCTGCTCCAGCGCACCATTGATGGCCCGATTCGGGCTGGCGCAGTTGATGGTGTCTGGCCCTATTTTGTAGCCTTCGTTGGTACACTGCTGATCAATTTTGTATTTCGCTACAGTCATTCCTATTTCATCAACAGTGTTGGTCAGCAGGTGATGAAGGATTTACGGGTTGCGATCTTTCGTCACATTCAGTACCTGAGTCTCTCTTTCTTCAATCGCAATCCGGTGGGACGTTTAATCACTCGGATTACGAATGACGTTGACGCACTTAATGAATTTCTGACCCAGGGCGTAGTGATGATTGTAGCCGACCTACTGACCCTGGTCGGGATTATCGTGGTAATGTTCGTGCTCAACTGGCGATTGGCATTGATCAGTCTGGCAACGCTGCCGGTGCTAGTACTGATAGTGTCAATCTACCAACGCTTTATGCGGGCTACCTACCGGTTAGTACGGCAGCGATTGGCCCGAATCAATGCGTTTCTCAGCGAACAGATCAGTGGGATACTGGTAACACAACTCTTCAACGCCGAGGAACGCAGTCGAATGGCGTTTGCCCGTTTGAGCGATGATTATATGCAGGCCAACATCCGGTCGGTGCTCATCTTCGCGATCTTCATACCGTCGGTTAATCTCTTGGCCGCAATTGGTACAGCAGCACTGCTCTGGGGTGGGGGCAATGGTGTATTAGCCGGTTGGGCATCGCTCGGTATGCTAGTCGCTTTCATTCAATATCTTGAACGTGCCTTTCAGCCGATCCGTAATCTAGCCGAGCGGTATACAGTCTTGCAATCGGCAATGGCCTCGGCAGAACGGATTTTTGCAGTACTCGATACCGAGGCTGAGGTGCGCGATCCAGCACACCCCCGCTCATTGCCGACGCCGGTACGAGGCGAGATCGAACTGCGCAACGTTGTGTTTGGCTACCATCCGAATGAGCCGGTATTACGCGGGATCAACCTCCATATCCCGGCCGGACAATCAGTTGCAATCGTGGGGGCAACCGGCGCCGGTAAAAGCTCATTGGTCGGTCTCCTCGCCCGCTTTTACGATGTTCAGGAAGGAAGCATTACCCTCGATGGGATCGACATTCGTGAGTTAAAGCAGGCCGAGCTACGCCGTCACATTGCCGCAGTGCCACAAGACCCGGTGTGTTTCAGCGGTACGATTGCCAGCAACATTCGTCTACACAACGATGCGATCAGTGATGAACGGGTGCGCGCTGCTGCCGAAATGGTGGGTGCCCATCGGTTTATCGAACGCTTGCCAGGTGGATACAATCATGAAGTGCGTGAGCGCGGCGCCAATCTCTCAATTGGTCAACGCCAGTTATTGGCGTTTGCCAGAGTGATTGCCTTTAATCCCGAAGTATTACTCATTCTCGATGAAGCTACCAGCAGTGTTGATACCGAGACCGAGGCCCTAATTCAAACAGCTTTGACGCGACTGATGCGTGGTCGTACCAGCATCATTATCGCCCATCGGTTAAGTACTATTCGGCATGTGGATCGGATCGTCGTGTTACACAAAGGTCGTGTGGTTGAAGATGGTACGCACGATGAGTTGCTGGCGCGGCGCGGTTACTATTACCGGTTGTATCAATTGCAGTTTGCGGGGATGACCGGGTAA
- a CDS encoding hybrid sensor histidine kinase/response regulator codes for MNQLPQILYIEDNPDNQRLVQRVLSARGYQVMIAEDGPGGLALARTSHPALVLVDLGIPGLDGYETTTRLRSLPHMRDVPIIALTADASPGARERALVAGCDGYLSKPIDARALPAQIAEFIEGRRERLPEVMETELLRSYNQKLVERLEARVRELTQANAQLQDLDRMKDQFLATLSHELRTPLTSLLGYLELFERGMLGPLSPQQEEAIRVMRRSSEVLARQLNNLLYFQEIRNRSLHFVQLQPLDILRPLVAAARERAAQAQLQFEAIFSEMRPIEVDRSAFEHLIRNLLENAFQYTEPGGRVRLIVRDEPTRLIIRVEDTGIGIAPSEHEKIFLPFYQVDHSLARGHPGSGLGLAIVRHIVESHGGQIALRSTPGEGSAFTVALPRRL; via the coding sequence ATGAACCAGTTGCCACAAATCCTGTATATCGAAGATAATCCCGATAATCAGCGCCTAGTACAGCGCGTGCTGAGTGCGCGCGGTTATCAGGTCATGATCGCCGAAGATGGTCCAGGTGGATTAGCACTGGCTCGCACCAGTCATCCGGCGCTGGTATTAGTTGATCTTGGTATTCCCGGCCTCGATGGCTACGAGACTACTACCCGTTTACGTTCACTGCCTCATATGCGCGATGTGCCAATTATTGCCCTGACCGCCGATGCTTCGCCAGGAGCACGTGAACGAGCATTAGTCGCCGGGTGTGATGGGTATCTGAGTAAACCAATTGATGCGCGTGCACTTCCAGCCCAGATCGCCGAGTTCATTGAGGGTCGACGTGAACGTCTGCCCGAGGTCATGGAGACGGAGTTACTCCGTTCATACAATCAAAAGTTGGTCGAACGGCTCGAAGCACGGGTTCGCGAACTGACACAAGCTAACGCCCAACTACAAGACCTCGACCGGATGAAGGATCAGTTCCTGGCTACCCTCTCACACGAATTACGCACGCCGCTGACTTCGCTGCTTGGCTATCTCGAACTCTTCGAGCGTGGTATGCTTGGCCCACTAAGCCCGCAACAAGAAGAAGCGATACGGGTTATGCGGCGTAGCAGCGAAGTATTGGCGCGCCAGTTGAACAATCTGCTCTATTTTCAAGAGATACGGAACCGTTCTCTTCATTTTGTTCAACTCCAACCACTCGACATCCTGCGTCCACTGGTTGCTGCTGCCCGCGAACGTGCTGCTCAGGCTCAGTTGCAGTTTGAGGCCATCTTCTCGGAGATGCGACCGATTGAAGTTGATCGCTCCGCTTTCGAGCATCTGATCCGTAATTTGCTCGAAAATGCTTTCCAATACACTGAACCAGGTGGACGAGTACGCTTGATCGTCCGTGATGAACCAACGCGCCTGATTATTCGGGTCGAAGATACCGGGATCGGGATTGCACCCAGCGAGCACGAAAAGATATTTCTTCCCTTCTATCAGGTCGATCACTCGTTGGCGCGGGGTCATCCCGGCAGTGGGCTTGGCCTGGCAATCGTGCGCCATATCGTCGAATCACACGGCGGGCAAATTGCTCTACGCAGTACCCCCGGCGAGGGGAGTGCGTTCACGGTTGCTCTTCCTCGTCGTTTGTAA
- a CDS encoding ATP-binding protein, with protein MNAIRSSIQLKILLLLLGLALPPLIVVGWLGLSSLAIARETTVNEGTNALRQQTTASLRQRAADKAQFYDAALMGVQQQVETVAGYALQQYNAPVVAFSNERVWIAPRPNEALLKAYAAEVAYARRIIPLLREMVAHNPLVNIGYIALESGGVIAFDNEAVVDQLLTLDSFDPRVRPWYVKARKAGTTVWTEPYVDANTGLLATTCARPIYDIQGKFIGVVAFDLLLETIQQDLLTVDVGSSGYALLINEGGDVVVRPNMQANGRWDQPYRTENLLNSANADLRAVAEQMVARQSGVQLIQEGDQLSYVAYAPITTAGWSIALVIPADEIDAPAIATGQRLSESQSRLWNQLVSVLIVIIVAISLLGLLLSLSFTNRIRVIREGVQAVASGDLSQRLPAAGIDEIGQLVAAFNHMTDTLQSKIAELEENARQLATLNAVSNELKSILSWPVLLDTIPKLVCERFGFDRSVLYLVDGDVLRAVSASFGPGNEAETQQFLAVANAHPLRINGRSVEADVIQSRKAIIVDNPEQNPLVSKAKQAVAASQSYVQVPIFGRNDAVIGIISADYKYTQRSVQARDAAQLLTFASMVGLTIENVQLYNDLEQQVARRTEELQAALERAQLADRRKSDFLASISHELRTPLNAIIGFSTVLLDDAEQPLTPMQREDIQSINRNGRFLLHLINELLDLARIEAGHLNLDIGSVDLYQIVSEVCDTVQTLLRNRPVLLRNAVPATLPEIAADSDRLRQILFNLLSNAIKFTERGTITVSAQVYDEVNEDSKVGRYVAVSVSDTGIGIPLERQHEIFSEFVQIHGRRSRLGGTGLGLAITRKLVLAQGGRIWVDSTPGIGSTFTFTIPIAQHVLLAAQVDTNVTTS; from the coding sequence ATGAACGCAATTCGCTCAAGCATCCAGCTCAAAATCCTGCTACTGCTGCTTGGTCTGGCCTTACCACCGCTGATCGTCGTTGGGTGGCTTGGACTGAGCAGTTTAGCTATCGCTCGCGAAACAACGGTTAATGAGGGTACGAATGCACTGCGTCAGCAGACTACTGCCAGCCTGCGTCAACGAGCTGCGGACAAAGCTCAGTTCTACGATGCTGCCTTAATGGGAGTGCAGCAACAGGTCGAAACGGTCGCTGGCTATGCCCTGCAACAGTACAATGCACCGGTTGTTGCTTTTAGCAATGAGCGGGTCTGGATTGCACCACGGCCCAACGAAGCACTGCTAAAGGCATATGCGGCAGAAGTGGCGTATGCACGTCGAATTATTCCCCTCTTGCGTGAGATGGTTGCGCATAACCCGCTGGTGAACATTGGCTATATTGCCTTAGAATCCGGCGGCGTCATCGCATTTGATAATGAAGCCGTTGTCGACCAGTTGCTGACACTTGATTCGTTTGATCCGCGAGTACGTCCCTGGTACGTCAAGGCCCGCAAAGCCGGTACAACCGTATGGACTGAACCGTATGTCGATGCAAATACCGGCTTACTAGCGACAACTTGTGCCCGACCAATCTACGATATACAGGGTAAATTTATTGGGGTGGTCGCCTTTGACCTCTTACTAGAGACTATCCAGCAAGACCTGTTAACAGTCGATGTGGGTTCAAGCGGTTATGCGCTGCTCATTAATGAGGGCGGCGATGTGGTAGTACGGCCAAATATGCAGGCCAACGGGCGTTGGGATCAGCCTTATCGTACCGAAAATCTGCTGAATTCAGCCAATGCTGATCTACGGGCAGTGGCCGAACAAATGGTGGCCCGGCAGTCGGGTGTACAACTCATTCAGGAGGGTGATCAGCTAAGCTACGTCGCGTATGCCCCGATCACTACGGCTGGTTGGAGTATCGCGCTAGTTATCCCCGCCGACGAGATCGATGCCCCGGCCATTGCCACCGGTCAGCGTCTGAGTGAGAGCCAAAGCCGGTTATGGAATCAATTGGTATCGGTTTTGATAGTCATTATCGTTGCCATTAGTCTGCTGGGTCTCTTACTCTCACTATCGTTTACCAATCGGATCAGGGTGATCCGGGAAGGGGTACAGGCAGTTGCAAGTGGCGATCTTTCGCAACGCTTACCCGCCGCCGGCATTGATGAAATTGGTCAACTCGTTGCAGCTTTCAATCACATGACCGATACGCTGCAAAGTAAGATCGCCGAACTGGAAGAGAATGCTCGTCAACTGGCAACTCTCAATGCTGTCTCGAATGAACTGAAAAGTATTCTCTCGTGGCCTGTTTTGCTCGATACGATTCCCAAACTCGTCTGCGAGCGATTTGGCTTTGATCGATCAGTTCTCTACCTGGTTGATGGTGATGTTTTACGTGCAGTCAGCGCATCGTTTGGGCCTGGGAATGAAGCGGAGACCCAACAGTTTCTGGCGGTGGCGAATGCACATCCGTTGCGTATTAATGGGAGAAGCGTTGAAGCCGATGTTATTCAGAGCCGGAAAGCCATCATTGTCGATAATCCCGAACAGAATCCTCTCGTGAGTAAAGCCAAGCAAGCGGTCGCAGCTAGTCAGTCGTATGTGCAGGTGCCAATCTTTGGCCGAAATGACGCTGTGATCGGGATTATCTCTGCTGACTACAAGTATACGCAGCGTTCCGTTCAGGCGCGTGATGCGGCTCAGTTGCTTACCTTCGCCAGTATGGTCGGGTTGACGATAGAAAATGTCCAACTCTATAATGACCTCGAACAACAGGTTGCTCGCCGTACTGAAGAGCTACAGGCAGCGCTCGAACGGGCGCAACTTGCCGACCGTCGTAAGAGCGATTTCCTTGCCAGTATCAGCCACGAACTGCGTACACCGCTGAATGCAATTATCGGCTTCTCAACCGTTTTGCTTGATGATGCCGAGCAACCACTAACACCAATGCAACGCGAGGATATTCAGAGTATTAATCGCAATGGTCGCTTCTTGCTCCATCTGATTAATGAGTTGCTCGATCTCGCCCGTATCGAAGCTGGCCATCTCAACCTTGATATTGGCAGTGTCGATCTTTATCAAATTGTCAGTGAGGTCTGCGATACAGTGCAGACCCTCTTGCGTAACCGACCGGTCTTACTACGGAATGCTGTTCCGGCAACTTTGCCAGAAATCGCTGCCGATAGTGACCGATTGCGCCAGATTCTCTTTAATCTGCTCTCGAATGCAATAAAGTTCACTGAACGTGGTACTATTACTGTAAGTGCACAGGTGTATGATGAAGTTAATGAAGACAGTAAAGTTGGTCGGTATGTGGCGGTGAGTGTTTCGGATACCGGTATCGGTATCCCCCTTGAGCGACAACACGAAATCTTTAGCGAATTTGTTCAGATTCACGGTCGACGGTCACGCCTTGGTGGAACTGGTCTTGGTCTAGCAATTACCCGTAAATTAGTCTTGGCCCAGGGTGGGCGCATCTGGGTCGATAGCACACCCGGTATTGGCTCAACCTTTACCTTTACCATACCGATTGCGCAACACGTATTGCTGGCAGCACAGGTTGATACTAACGTTACGACATCATGA
- a CDS encoding N-acetylmuramoyl-L-alanine amidase, with the protein MVTELAINRNQYQMTDGLQSDQGVMSSFRHLLLSVLRRTIVRIADREANYWPRCAMTYRFRLITCLSILLLTLIAPFTSVSANVKRTADGRPDEQLFVNEQGITEGALPLLTAADGFLTPPTPAPRPFTHMLLRWSVVADRYPLLSLRVSRDGIAWSEWVVIHEDKELWQPTDGPDLHWSDVIFVGPDQHWYQVRVELPGDTTGFRSLQVSTVDSRFGPAAPMATLSGTPAAIARPPVVSRTAWGNPHGQQSPLAPPAYYPVRHLVIHHTADANTLAEGQTWADRVRAIWSFHTYSRGWGDIGYNYLIDPNGVIYEGRAGGDDAVGFHDTANYGSMGVALIGTYSSAVPTTAALDSLVALLAWKADQKRIDPLGRSFYYGCSISRFCAPFNPGSVIDHISGHRQVTPGHTTCPGDALFNLLPSIRQRVQARLAGESQPDNGDLIIEEHESGFTRSNANWYLATCGYGGTALYTFATDKPAESTNEATWRPNLPAAGVYRVLAYVPNNCPGLNPSQQARYRITTATGIVERVVNQATQAGWVDLGTYNFAPNTASLSLSDLTGEPLSQRRAVLFDAVQWQALDSSRQRLELVAVEYGTTTLAAGEVLPIRFTVRNVGVEPIYGQDPLGGSVFDLRSSEFEREGYVYDESECFLGATDQTHPTFPKEAGRFRVMLGMQGRTVPCAGETGGYPWRWGISGRLDPGQTQTIVGYVRFRLPGVVTVRAGAIHEYVAYVSLNQAEQQITITPERQPPQVTRYNELLQPLAMVYELANTPARLLSRTQNPLSIRRGSLLGSFVWYGELRDWGADGPIVNRNDYFLIEQVRTFIAPVSGEYTFELQSDDGAWLWVNDQLVVANAGVHPLRTITGTITLSAGFHRLAIKYFELDGSAAVGYRVKEPGASDFTLVREGLAQGETVGPLFRTLQGLRLSASDLGGCHTILRYSWDGETWVSTTEPVIEVGSLIDGEYHLRYQAIDSNGNESEIVGLRFRVDSRVTVYQVMLPLIER; encoded by the coding sequence ATGGTAACAGAACTCGCTATAAATCGCAATCAATACCAGATGACGGATGGCTTACAGAGTGATCAGGGGGTGATGTCATCATTTCGTCACCTGCTGCTCTCGGTTTTACGACGCACTATCGTTAGAATTGCTGACAGAGAAGCGAATTATTGGCCGAGGTGTGCAATGACTTACCGGTTTCGTCTTATCACGTGTCTCAGCATCCTCTTGTTGACACTCATCGCGCCATTCACGTCAGTATCGGCGAATGTGAAGCGCACCGCTGATGGTCGCCCTGACGAACAGCTTTTTGTGAACGAGCAGGGTATCACCGAGGGAGCACTCCCACTCCTGACTGCTGCCGACGGTTTCCTGACGCCACCGACTCCAGCACCACGGCCATTTACGCACATGCTTTTGCGCTGGTCGGTTGTGGCCGATCGTTATCCATTGCTATCGCTACGGGTCAGTCGTGATGGAATTGCCTGGAGTGAGTGGGTCGTTATCCATGAAGATAAGGAGCTGTGGCAGCCGACGGATGGCCCCGATTTGCACTGGAGTGACGTGATCTTTGTCGGACCTGATCAGCACTGGTATCAGGTACGGGTCGAGTTGCCTGGCGACACAACCGGATTTCGCTCGCTCCAGGTCAGCACCGTTGATAGTCGGTTTGGTCCGGCTGCACCGATGGCAACCCTCTCAGGAACTCCGGCAGCCATTGCCCGACCGCCGGTAGTCAGTCGTACAGCCTGGGGCAATCCGCATGGTCAACAAAGCCCACTGGCGCCACCGGCCTATTATCCGGTGCGTCACCTCGTGATCCATCATACGGCTGACGCCAATACGCTGGCCGAAGGGCAAACCTGGGCTGACCGGGTACGCGCTATCTGGTCATTCCACACTTATTCACGGGGATGGGGTGATATTGGCTATAACTATCTGATTGATCCGAACGGTGTCATTTATGAAGGGCGGGCCGGTGGTGATGATGCAGTTGGTTTTCACGATACTGCCAATTACGGTTCGATGGGAGTGGCACTGATTGGCACCTACAGTAGTGCTGTACCCACCACGGCTGCACTCGATTCGTTGGTTGCGTTATTAGCATGGAAAGCCGATCAGAAGCGGATCGATCCACTTGGTCGTAGCTTCTACTACGGTTGTTCGATTTCACGCTTTTGTGCCCCGTTTAACCCCGGATCGGTCATCGACCATATCAGTGGTCATCGCCAAGTGACGCCTGGCCATACGACATGTCCGGGTGATGCCCTCTTCAATCTGCTACCCAGCATTCGCCAGCGTGTGCAGGCCCGACTGGCAGGTGAGAGTCAACCCGATAACGGTGATCTGATCATTGAGGAACACGAGAGTGGATTTACGCGCAGCAATGCCAACTGGTATCTGGCTACCTGTGGATACGGTGGCACAGCCCTCTACACCTTTGCCACCGACAAACCGGCCGAAAGTACGAACGAGGCTACATGGCGTCCCAATCTCCCGGCTGCTGGCGTGTACCGTGTGTTAGCGTATGTTCCCAACAACTGTCCTGGCCTCAATCCGAGTCAACAGGCCCGTTACCGGATTACGACGGCTACCGGCATTGTCGAGCGCGTGGTGAATCAGGCAACGCAAGCCGGTTGGGTTGATCTTGGCACCTACAACTTTGCCCCCAACACCGCCAGTCTATCCCTATCGGATCTCACCGGCGAGCCGCTGAGCCAACGACGGGCGGTGCTCTTCGATGCAGTGCAATGGCAGGCATTGGATAGCAGCCGTCAGCGTCTGGAATTAGTGGCTGTCGAGTACGGTACAACGACACTGGCAGCAGGTGAGGTTTTACCGATCCGCTTTACAGTGCGGAACGTAGGCGTCGAACCGATTTACGGCCAAGACCCGTTGGGTGGCAGTGTCTTCGATCTGCGTAGCAGCGAATTCGAGCGCGAGGGTTATGTTTACGATGAAAGTGAATGTTTTCTCGGCGCAACGGATCAGACCCATCCGACTTTTCCGAAAGAGGCAGGTCGTTTCCGGGTGATGCTGGGAATGCAGGGTCGAACGGTGCCCTGTGCTGGCGAAACCGGTGGCTATCCGTGGCGCTGGGGTATTAGTGGTCGGCTCGACCCTGGTCAGACCCAGACGATTGTCGGCTATGTGCGGTTCCGTCTGCCAGGGGTAGTAACGGTACGAGCGGGCGCTATTCACGAATACGTGGCGTATGTGTCGCTCAACCAGGCCGAGCAGCAGATTACGATCACACCTGAACGGCAACCGCCGCAGGTAACCCGCTACAACGAGCTGCTTCAGCCGTTGGCAATGGTTTACGAATTGGCGAACACCCCTGCACGGCTCCTATCACGAACGCAAAACCCGCTCTCGATACGCCGTGGTTCGCTTCTGGGGAGCTTTGTCTGGTACGGTGAACTGCGTGATTGGGGGGCTGATGGCCCGATAGTCAATCGCAACGACTACTTTTTGATCGAACAGGTTCGTACTTTTATCGCACCGGTAAGTGGCGAGTATACCTTCGAGCTACAGAGTGACGACGGTGCATGGTTATGGGTGAACGATCAACTGGTCGTCGCGAATGCTGGCGTGCATCCCCTACGGACAATCACCGGTACCATTACGCTATCGGCTGGTTTCCATAGGCTTGCAATCAAATATTTTGAACTCGACGGCAGTGCAGCAGTGGGGTACCGCGTGAAAGAACCGGGGGCAAGCGATTTTACGCTGGTCCGTGAGGGATTGGCCCAAGGTGAGACGGTCGGGCCACTGTTCCGCACACTACAAGGTCTGCGTCTGAGTGCATCAGATTTGGGCGGTTGTCATACTATCTTGCGCTATTCATGGGACGGTGAGACGTGGGTGAGCACAACCGAACCGGTTATCGAAGTTGGATCACTGATTGATGGCGAGTATCATTTGCGCTATCAGGCAATCGACAGTAACGGGAATGAGTCAGAGATCGTCGGGCTGCGTTTTCGCGTGGATAGTCGGGTAACGGTGTACCAGGTGATGTTGCCACTCATTGAACGGTAG